A genomic window from Nomascus leucogenys isolate Asia chromosome 10, Asia_NLE_v1, whole genome shotgun sequence includes:
- the RNF10 gene encoding RING finger protein 10 isoform X3 produces MMDGKNSSGSKRYNRKRELSYPKNESFNNQSRRSSSQKSKTFNKMPPQRGGGSSKLFSSSFNGGRRDEVAEAQRAEFSPAQFSGPKKINLNHLLNFTFEPRGQTGHFEGSGHGSWGKRNKWGHKPFNKELFLQANCQFVVSEDQDYTAHFADPDTLVNWDFVEQVRICSHEVPSCPICLYPPTAAKITRCGHIFCWACILHYLSLSEKTWSKCPICYSSVHKKDLKSVVATESHQYVVGDTITMQLMKREKGVLVALPKSKWMNVDHPIHLGDEQHSQYSKLLLASKEQVLHRVVLEEKVALEQQLAEEKHTPESCFIEAAIQELKTREEALSGLAGSRGEVTGVVAALEQLVLMAPLAKDSVFQPRKSLLQQGVLEYLSAFDEETTEVCSLDTPSRPLALPLVEEEEAVSEPEAEGLPEACDDLELADDNLKEGTICTESSQREPITKSGFTRLSSSPCYYFYQAEDGQHMFLHPVNVRCLVREYGSLERSPEKISATVVEIAGYSMSEDVRQRHRYLSHLPLTCEFSICELALQPPVVSKETLEMFSDDIEKRKRQRQKKAREERRRERRIEIEENKKQGKYPEVHIPLENLQQFPAFNSYTCSSDSALGPTSTEGHGALSLSPLSRSPGSHADFLLTPLSPTASQGSPSFCVGSLEEDSPFPSFAQMLRVGKAKADVWPKTAPKKDENSLVPPAPVDSDGESDNSDRVPVPSFQNSFSQAIEAAFMKLDTPATSDPLSEEKGGKKRKKQKQKLLFSTSVVHTK; encoded by the exons GTAGCAGAGGCTCAACGGGCAGAGTTTAGCCCTGCCCAGTTCTCTGGTCCTAAGAAGATCAACCTGAACCACTTGTTGAATTTCACTTTTGAACCCCGTGGCCAGACGGGTCACTTTGAAGGCAGTGGACATGGTAGCTGGGGAAAGAGGAACAAGTGGGGACATAAGCCTTTTAACAAGGAACTCTTTTTACAGGCCAA CTGCCAATTTGTGGTGTCTGAAGACCAAGACTACACAGCTCATTTTGCTGATCCTGATACATTAGTTAACTGGGACTTTGTGGAACAAGTG CGCATTTGTAGCCATGAAGTGCCATCTTGCCCAATATGCCTCTATCCACCTACTGCAGCCAAGATAACCCGTTGTGGACACATCTTCTGCTGGGCATGCATCCTGCACTATCTTTCACTGAGTGAGAAGACGTGGAGTAAATGTCCCATCTGTTACAGTTCTGTGCATAAGAAGGATCTCAAGAG TGTTGTTGCCACAGAGTCACATCAGTATGTTGTTGGTGATACCATTACGATGCAGCTGatgaagagggagaaaggggtGTTGGTGGCTTTGCCCAAATCCAAATGGATGAATGTAGACCATCCCATTCATCTAGGAG ATGAACAGCACAGCCAGTACTCCAAGTTGCTGCTGGCCTCTAAGGAGCAGGTGCTGCACCGGGTAGTTCTGGAGGAGAAAGTAGCACTAGAGCAGCAGCTGGCAGAGGAGAAGCACACTCCCGAGTCCTGCTTTATTGAGGCAGCTATCCAGGAGCTCAAG ACTCGGGAAGAGGCTCTGTCGGGATTGGCTGGAAGCAGAGGGGAGGTCACTGGTGTTGTGGCTGCTCTGGAACAACTGGTGCTGATGGCTCCCTTGGCGAAGGACTCTGTTTTTCAACCCAGGAAG AGTTTGCTGCAACAGGGTGTGCTGGAGTATCTGTCTGCCTTCGATGAAGAAACCACGGAAGTTTGTTCTCTGGACACTCCTTCTAGACCTCTTGCTCTCCCTCTGGTAGAAGAGGAGGAAGCAGTGTCTGAACCAGAGGCTGAGGGGTTGCCAGAGGCCTGTGATGACTTGGAGTTAGCAGATGACAATCTTAAAGAGGGGACCATTTGCACTGAGTCCAGCCAGCGGGAACCCATCACCAAGTCAGGCTTCACACGCCTCAGCAGCTCTCCTTGTTACTACTTTTACCAAG CGGAAGATGGGCAGCACATGTTCCTGCACCCTGTGAATGTGCGCTGCCTCGTGCGGGAGTACGGCAGCCTGGAGAGGAGCCCCGAGAAGATCTCGGCAACTGTGGTGGAGATTGCTGGCTACTCCATGTCTGAG gaTGTTCGACAGCGTCACAGATATCTCTCTCACTTGCCACTCACCTGTGAGTTCAGCATCTGTGAACTGGCTTTGCAACCTCCTGTGGTCTCTAAGGAAACCCTAGAGATGTTCTCAG ATGACATTGAGAAGAGGAAACGTCAGCGCCAAAAGAAGGCTCGGGAGGAACGCCGCCGAGAGCGCAGGATTGAGATAGAGGAGAACAAGAAACAGGGCAAGT ACCCAGAAGTCCACATTCCCCTCGAGAATCTACAGCAGTTTCCTGCCTTCAATTCTTATACCTGCTCCTCTGATTCTGCTTTGGGTCCCACCAGCACCGAGGGCCATGGggccctctccctttctcctctcagCAGAAGTCCAGGTTCCCATGCAG ACTTTCTGCTGACCCCTCTGTCACCCACTGCCAGTCAGGGCAGTCCCTCATTCTGCGTTGGGAGTCTGGAAGAAgactctcccttcccttcctttgcGCAG ATGCTGAGGGTTGGAAAAGCAAAAGCAGATGTGTGGCCCAAAACTGCTCCAAAGAAAG atgagaacAGCTTAGTTCCTCCTGCCCCTGTGGACAGCGATGGGGAGAGTGATAATTCAGACCGTGTTCCTGTGCCCAGTTTTCAAAATTCCTTCAGCCAAGCTATTGAAGCAGCCTTCATGAAACTGGACACACCAGCTACTTCAGATCCCCTCTCTG aagagaaaggaggaaagaaaagaaaaaaacagaaacagaagctCCTGTTCAGCACCTCAGTCGTCCACACCAAGTGA
- the POP5 gene encoding ribonuclease P/MRP protein subunit POP5, with the protein MVRFKHRYLLCELVSDDPRCRLSLDDRVLSSLVRDTIARMHGTFGAAACSIGFAVRYLNAYTGIVLLRCRKEFYQLVWSALPFITYLENKGHRYPCFFNTLHVGGTIRTCQKFLIQYNRRQLLILLQNCTDEGEREAIQKSVTRSCLLEEEEEESGEEAAEAME; encoded by the exons ATGGTGCGGTTCAAGCACAG GTACCTGCTCTGCGAACTGGTGTCTGACGACCCCCGCTGCCGCCTAAGCCTCGATGACCGAGTTCTTAGCAGCCTCGTACGGGACACGATCGCCAGGATGCACGGAACTTTCGGCGCTGCCGCCTGCTCCATCGGCTTCGCGG TTCGATACCTCAATGCCTATACTGGAATAGTGCTACTTCGATGCAGAAAAGAATTCTATCAGCTTGTGTGGTCAGCTCTTCCCTTCATCACGTACTTGGAGAACAAAGGACACCGTTACCCATGCTTTTTCAACACGTTACATGTGGGAG GTACAATAAGAACATGTCAGAAGTTCCTAATTCAGTACAACAGAAGACAGCTGTTGATCTTGTTGCAGAACTGCACTGATGAAG GAGAGCGGGAAGCTATCCAGAAGTCTGTGACAAGAAGCTGCTTactagaggaggaggaggaggagtcagGTGAGGAGGCTGCAGAAGCAATGGAGTGA